The segment GATTCCCGAGAAGGGCCCGCTGCCGGAGGAGATGGCTCGCACGCTCATTCATGGCTACTACGCGTGCACGAGCTATATCGACGCACAGGTCGGCCGCGTTCTGGGCGAGTTGGATCGGCTTGATCTGGCGGACGACACCATCGTCGTGCTGTGGGGCGACCACGGCTGGAATCTGGGCGAGCACACCCTCTGGTGCAAGCACTGTCACTTTCAGACGTCGCTGATCGCCCCCTTGATCGTCCGCATCCCGTGGCTCAAAGGGGGCGTCAGGACCGACGGCCTGACGGAGTTTGTGGACCTGTACCCGTCGCTGTGCGAACTGGCGGGCCTGCCTGTGCCGGATCACATCGAGGGACGCAGCTTCGTGCCGTTGGTGAAGGAGCCCGACCGGGCGTGGAAGGAGGCGGTTCACAGCCGGTTCCACAGCGGCGACTCGGTGCGCACCGACCGGTATTGTTACACCGAGTGGACGGGCAAGGACGGGAAGATGTATGCCCGCATGTTGTACGACCAGAAGCTCGATCCCGACGAGAACGTCAACATCTCCGAACGGCCGGAGAATGCGCAACTCGTCAAGGAGCTTTCGGAGAGGCTGCATCAGTTCCGTGCCGGCTACGTCTACTGACAGGATATAGGATTGATTCTTGTGCTCTGCTTCGTCATTCCGAGCGCAGTCGAGGAATCTGGCAGCGGATCAGGCCCGGACCTGGTCTCTGGCCAGATGCTTCGACTGCGCTTCGCTTCGCTCAGCATGACAAGGGGCCCATTGTGTGGGAAGTACTTCGGGTTGGTATGAGTGAATCGCGCTTGATATGGAGATGAATGTGAACGACAAACGCACACGCTGGATGATATTCGTGATTGTTGCATTGATGCTTCCCGCCTCGGCCTATGGCCGACAGGGACGCTTCAAGTTGGGCGAACTGGTTCCGCAGGAGAGGATTCAGCAGGTGCTCCTGTCGCGAGATCAGTGGCGCCCTTGGCCCAAGTGGAGCGAGCGGCAGGCGTGGGAGGGGCTGCCCGCAGAGGTTCGCAAGGACCTGATCGTCGGCGGCGAGGCGTATCTCGGCTATGACTGGCCCGCACTGCCGGCGACGCTGTTCCTCGAATTTGCGCGCAACGGCAATCGCAGTCGCTACGAACGGGAGCATTTTGCCCGGCGCAGCGCGCTGACCGCCTTGGCGATCGCCGAGTGCGTCGAAGGCAAGGGACGTTTTCTCGACGACGTCGCCAACGGCGTCTGGGCCCTGTGTGAGGAATCGTTCTGGGGTGTGCCCGCTCACATCGGCGCTCAGAAAGCCGGCTCGGGCCTGCCCGACTATGACGAGCCGATCGTCGATCTGTTCGCGGCCGAGACCTCCGAGAGCCTCGCCTGGACGAGCTATCTGCTGGGCGAGCGGCTCGATACGGTCTCGCCCCTGATTCGCCGGCGGATCGCTCTGGAGATCGACCGGCGCATTCTGACGCCGTGCCTGGAGCGCGACTTCGGATGGATGGGCTTTCGAGGCGGGCGCGTCAACAACTGGAACCCCTGGTGCAACTCGAACTGGCTGGTCTCGGCGCTTCTGATCGAGCCCGACGAGGGTCGGCGCGTCGCGGCAGTGGCGAAGATCGTCCGCAGCCTCGATCATTTCCTCGACGCCTACGAAGACGATGGAGGCTGCGACGAGGGGCCGGGCTACTGGGGCCGGGCGGGGGCGTCGCTCTACGATTGTCTTGAGCTGCTGCACAGTGCCAGCGACGGTGCCATCGACGTATACGACAGGTCGCTGGTCCAGGAGATCGGGCGGTACATCTATCGCGTCCATATCGCCGACCGCTACTTCGTCAACTTCGCCGACGCCTCGGCGCGCGTCGGGATCGCCGCTTCGCTCGTCTATCGGTATGGCAAGAGCATCGGCGACGAGAAACTCATGGCCTTCGGCGCCCACGCTTTCGCCGAATCGGGAGGCATGGCCGAGGCGTTCGAGGGCAAGCCGGGCTATGGAATCGGGCGGTATCTGGCGGAGATATTCGGTGCTGCTGAGATCGAGCGGGCCAACGCGTATGCGCCTCTGGTGCGCGACGTCTGGATGGACGGGATCCAGGTCATGACCGCGCGCGACCGCGAAGGCAGCACGAAGGGCCTGTATCTGGCCGCCAAGGGTGGGCACAACGCCGAGAGCCACAACCACAACGACGTGGGCAACTTCATCGTCTACGTCGATGGCAAACCGGTCATTATCGACATCGGCGTCGAGACCTACAGCCGCAAGACGTTCAGCTCGCAACGGTACGAGATCTGGACGATGCAGTCGGCGTATCACAGCCTGCCGACCATCGATGGCGTCATGCAGGCGCCGGGCAGCCAATTCGCCGCACGGGATGTCCGTTACAAGAGCGACGATCGGATGGCGCAGCTTCGTCTCGACATCGCCGGGGCATATCCCGAACAGGCCCATCTGAAATCCTGGGTCCGCACGATCACGTTGAATCGGGGTCGTGAGGTCACGGTCGTCGAGGACTACGCGCTGACCCAGCCGGTGGGGCAAATCACGCTCAGTCTGCTGACGCCGTGCAGGGCCGAGGTGCGTAAGCCGGGGCAGATCTTGCTCTCGCCGCCCGACGTCAATGCTGCCTCGGCGCAAGTGACCTATGACGCGGCCACGCTGGCCGCGACCATCGAGGTGATTGACGTGGAAGATGGACGGCTTCGCTCGGTCTGGCCCGAGCAGATCGCGAGGATTCTACTGACCGCAAAGAAGCCTGCGCTCAAAGATACATGGACGTTCAAGATCGAGCCGACGAACCCATAGAGGATGTCGATGCAGCCATTCACGCTTCTGATCAAACCATCCGGCTCCGACTGCAACGTCGATTGTGAGTACTGCTTCTATAAGTGCCGCGCGCCGGAGATCGGACAGGGCCGCCAGCGGATGAGCGACGAGGTGCTCCATACGCTCGTCAAGGACTACATGGAACTGCGGTTTCCCGTGTCGGGCTTCGCCTGGCAGGGGGGCGAGCCGACGCTGATGGGCCTGGACTTCTATCGCAAGACGGTTGAGTGGCAGGTCCAGTACGGCGTTTCCGGCCAGGAGGTGGGCAATTCGCTCCAGACCAACGCGATTCTCCTCGATAGCGACGAGTGGGGCAAATTCCTGCACGAGGCCAGATTCCTCGTCGGCATCAGCATCGACGGGCCCAAGGAATTGCACGACCGCTATCGGCTCGACCTCGGCGGCCACGGCACGTGGGACCGCGTCATGCGGGCGATCGATTGCTGCAAGCGGCATGACGTCGAATTCAACACGCTGACACTGATCAACAACCTGACGGCCGAGCATCCCGACGAGGTGTTCGATTTCCTGCTCGACTTGGGCGTTCGCTACCTGCAGTTCATTCCATGTGTCGAGGTCGATCCGCAGACCGGCCAGATCGCCGAGTTCTCCGTCTCGCCCGAGCAATATGGTGAATTTCTATGCCGGATATTCGATCGCTGGCTGGCCGTCGGGCCCGACAAGCTCAGCATCCGCGATTTCGATTCGCTGTTGAGCTACTGCATCGGCGGGCGCCACACGATCTGCACCTTCGACCGCCAGTGCAGCCAGTACATTGTCATCGAGCACTCCGGCGACGTCTTCCCGTGCGATTTCTTCGTCGAACCGCAATGGAAGTTGGGCAACATTGTCGAGACGCCCATTCAGGAGCTGGCGGCGTCGGCAAAGAAGAGGGCGTTCGCCCGCAGGAAGCAGAACCTGAACAACAGGTGCCTGGTCTGTCGGCACCTGGCGGTCTGTCGCGGCGGCTGCATGAAGGATCGCGCCCCTCGTGGCGAGGGTGTCCCGCCCTTGCGTCCCGTCGGCATCGTGCCGGTGAGAGAAGAACAAGGGCAGGATGCCCTCGCCACAGAAGACAAGGGCAGGATGCCCTCGCCACGGGACGATCAGGGGCGCGAGAGCTATTTCTGCGAGAGCTATCAGCGGTTCTTCGATTACGCACTGCCGAAGCTGATGCAGGTGGCGGCGAAAATTCGGTCGGGGTCACTTGTCCGGCCGCAGCAATTGACGTAAGATGGCGAGTTTGAAGTGGTAAGTTTGAAGTGTGAAGCGAAGATGCAGGGCGGCGCCTTTGGCTCTCCACTTCACCCTTCAAACTTGAGACTCCGGCTCCGGCCGGTGAGAAAGGACAGGCGCGATGAAGGCAGTGAATCGAAGGGCGTTTCTGGCGGGCGCCGGTGCGGCGCTGGCGGGTGCGGCAGTGACGAATCCGGTGGCGGCGCAATCCTCGACCTCGAACGGCAATCACGGCGGGCGGGGCAATCCGATCGCGGTGGCGACGTATTCGTTCTGGCGGTTCAAACGCGATATGAAGATGCCCATCGTCGAGTGCATCGACCACGCCGCCCGGATGGGGTTCGACGGTGTGGACATTCTGCTGATCCAGATGGACGACCAGAGCACCGGCGCGCTCAATAAGATCAAACGTCACGCCCTGATCAACGGCCTGGACCTGTGCTGCATGTCCACGCACCAGGGGTTCGTCTCGCCCGACGAGGCCCGGCGGCAGAAGAACGTCGATCTGACGATCAACCAGATCGAGATCGCCTACCAGCTTGGCGTTCCGATCGTTCGCATCAACACGGGGCGATGGGGCACCAGCGGCAACTTCGACGAACTGATGGCCAATCGCGGCATCGAGCCCGTCCTGCCGGGCCACACCGAGGACGAGGGCTTCAAGTGGGTGATCGATGCGATCGAGAAATGCCTGCCCAAGGCCGAGGAGTGCGGCGTAATACTCGGGCTGGAGAACCACTGGGGCTTGGCCCGGACGCCCGAAGGGCTGCTGCGGATCGTCAACGCGATCGATTCGCCCTGGCTCCAGGTCCTGCTCGACACGGGCAACTTCCTCGAAGACCCCTATGACAAGCTGGAGATGTGCGCCCCGCAGACGGTGTTCATGCAGGCCAAGACCTATTACGGCGGGGGTCTTTGGTACACGCTCGATCTGGACTACCCGCGAATCGCCCGGATCATGCGGAAGCACGACTTCAAGGGCTACGTCTCGCTCGAATTCGAGGGCAACGAGGACTGGCAGGCCGCTGTCCCCAAGGGGCTGAAGCTCCTGCGCGACGCATTTGGTTGATCGCAGCGGCACACGCCGGGCGTTGGGGGGCTGGCAATCGGGCCGTTCATCTGCTATGATGGTCAGTGAAGGGTTTGTGTATGCGCTGATCGAAACAGCTCCCGGCGAGATGCACGGTCGGAGGTAGCGATGAACCAATACAACGCAGGTCGGACCGTCCCAGGAACGCAGGCCGTGGCACGCGGGTTGGTCGGTTTGTTCCTGTGGGGTGCTTTTGTTGTCGCGCCGTCTCCGGCGGGATACGCCGGGCCCCAGACCCTCGTGCCTGACGCCAACGTGGTCGTCTTCTCCTACGACTTTCTGGATCTGGACGATCCCCGTGTCGTGTCAGATGGCGATGGAACGCCGAAACTGACCTTCGCCTGCTTCGACGAGGATCATAACCTCGTCTGGACGCGGGGCTTTGCAGATATTGACGCCTGGTGCGAGTATGCCCGTAACGATCCGGATCTGTCGGCCCGCAAGACAGAACTGACCGGCTGGGCGATGAGTCAGGGCAATGAGGAGATCTTCTGGCCGCTTCAGGCGCTGATGGTCCTTTGTCCGGCTGTGCGCGACACGGTGGCGGCTGTGGAGAGTCGGCCTCTCGTATTCGACCGGTTCGCCAGAACGTGGAAGACGCCGCACATCGAGTTCACCACTGGGGAGAACTTCTGCCATCAGCCCTCGGCGACCGTCTTCTGGAACCCGACCATTACCCGCGCGTATGGGTCGCCGATGGCCTGGGATATGTTCCCGCCGCTGGTCAGTCTGGCCCACGAACTGGTCCATGCCTGGCAGCGCGTAGTCGAGGAGAGACAGATCTACGGCGCCAGTCTCGAAATCGGCGCCATCAGGGGCGAGAACCTCGTGCGCCATGCGTTTTATCGCAAGGTGCCGGGCCACGACTGGCTGCGGCCTCGTCCGGGCAACCGGGGATACTACGTCAACGGCACGTTCACGACGTATTTCGAGGACATGGAGTGGTCGGAATGGTGGCCGGGCTTCTCGCCGGCACTCGATACGTTCGTGGAGGATCGATGATGACCTCATGCGCGTGGAAGAGGGGCTGCTGCGGCGTATGGCTCGTTGCGGCGCTCGCCTGGACGACCGCGGCCGCTGAGTTCGCCGGCGGCACGGGCGAGCCGGCCGATCCCTATCGCATCGCCACCGTCGAACAGCTCGTCTCCATCAGTGACGACGCGGAACTGCTCGACAAGCACTTTCTTCTCGTCAGCGACGTCGATCTGGATCCGAACCTGCCCGGCGGGCGGGTCTTCGACGGCGCTGTGATCGCACACGATGGCCAGCCCAATGCCGCGCCGTATCCGGCCTTCAGCGGACGCTTCTACGGCGACGGCCATACGATTCGCAATCTGACGATCCGCACCGAGACGCTTCAGTATCTGGGCCTGTTCGGGGCCATCGGATCGGCCGGCCGCGTCTACGATCTGCACCTGGAGGATGCCTCGGTCGAAGGGCCTGGGCGGATCGGCGCCCTGGCCGGGTCCAGCGACGGCTCGATTGTCAATTGTCACGTCAGCGGCTCGATCCGAACGGGCGATGAGGGCAGTTGGATTGGCGGCCTGGTTGGGACGAACAGGGGTGGCATCAGCGGTTGTCATGCGGCAGTGACGGTAACTGCCGGCCACGGTGGCTTCCAGATCGGCGGGCTGGTCGGCGCGCATCGCGGACGCATTGTCGATGGCAGCGTGACGGGCGATGTCTCTGTCGGGCGCAGGAGCTTCGATGTGGGCGGCCTTGTGGGCGGGTGCCTCGGGGGCGCCGTTGAAAACAGCCATGCCGCCGGCCATGTTATCGCCTCCGACGGCGGTTGGAGTGTCGGAGGGCTTGTCGGCGGCGCCGATTCCAGCGCCTGGATCGTCTTCTGCCATGTCGGCGGCCGCGTGTCGGGGGGCCTTGCTTGTCGCGATCTTGGCGGTCTGGTCGGACATCTGCGAGGCGAGGTGAGCGGCTGCTATGCGACCGGTGACGTCGACGCCACCGACGGCAGCCACGGTCTCGGTGGCCTGGTCGGCTCGCTGCTTGGCGGCACGGTCGGCGACAGCTACGCCACAGGGGTCGTTTCCGGCGGCTTGGGCAGTCGCTCTCTCGGCGGGCTGATCGGGCAGATCCGCACGGCCGGCGATGTCACGAACTGTTATGCAGCGGGGCATCTCATGCGAGCCGGCTATCCCCACGATCGGGGTGGGCTGGTCGGCCATGTCGAGAACGCCCCACGTATTCGGGTCGTGCAATCGTTCTGGGACCGCCAGAGCAGCGGGGCGGTGGAGAGCGCCGCCGGTGCAGGGTTGGACACGGCGCAGATGCACGACGTCGAGACCTTCCGCGGGGCGGGGTGGGACCTTGCCGGCATTCGTTCGGACGGTACGATGGACACCTGGCGAATGCCGGACAATGGGGGCTATCCACAACTGGCCGCCTTCGACGATCCGAACGATCTGCACGTGCTGGAAGGGGCGGGCACGTCGTACGATCCTTACCAAATCGCCACGGCCGAGGACCTCGGCGCCGTCGGACGGTACAGCCGATACGCTTGGTACAGGCTCGTCGAGGACATCGACCTGGCGGGCATCACATGGTCCCGCGCCCCGATCCCGGTCCTGCGCGGGTACTTCAACGGCAATGGCCGCCGCATCATGAACCTGACGGTCGAGAGTGGCCCGGCGGGTAACCTGGGTCTGTTCGGACGTATCGAGAGCGGGGCATGGGTTTACGATCTCGGCCTGGACAACGTTTCGATCGCCGCCGCTGACGGAGTCACCAATGTCGGCGGATTGGCGGGGACCAACGGCGGCACCATCGTTGGCTGCTATGTGACGGGGACGGTCTCGGCCGGGGCAGGCAGCCTTGCCGTCGGTGGCATCGTCGGTTCGAACCACCGGGGCGTAGTGGCCGACAGCTATGCGACTGCCGGCGTTTCGGTTGGTGCAGCAGATACCCGAGCGGGAGGCTTGGTGGGCTTCAACTACAGCGGGACTCTCTCCGGCTGTTACGCGACGGGTTTGGTGACGCACGCGGACGGCGGCCGGTTCGGCGGGCCCCTCGTGGGCAGGGACCTCCAATTCTCGCGGATCGCCGGATGCTATTTCCTGGCCTCCGCCACAGGACTGGACAACGGTCTCGGGGCGGCCTTGACCGCTGAACAGATGAAACAGCAGGCCAGCTTCGTCGGCTGGAATTTCACCAGGACCTGGGCCATCTGCGAAGACCGGACCCACCCCCAACTCCAATGGGAACAGATCCCCTGCGACCCCTGACGCGTGCCGGGTGGCAGCCTCAAGCTCAACGGGCTTGGGGATGGGAAGAGCCGGAGGCAGTCTTTGCAGTAGACGCGGGATTGAGGATTGCCGAACGAATTCAGAAGGGGAGTCGAATCAAGCCCGAATACGAATGGCATCCTGTTGGTCGGGAGGCATAGCCGATCTCTCGCGCGTTC is part of the Anaerobaca lacustris genome and harbors:
- a CDS encoding GLUG motif-containing protein; its protein translation is MMTSCAWKRGCCGVWLVAALAWTTAAAEFAGGTGEPADPYRIATVEQLVSISDDAELLDKHFLLVSDVDLDPNLPGGRVFDGAVIAHDGQPNAAPYPAFSGRFYGDGHTIRNLTIRTETLQYLGLFGAIGSAGRVYDLHLEDASVEGPGRIGALAGSSDGSIVNCHVSGSIRTGDEGSWIGGLVGTNRGGISGCHAAVTVTAGHGGFQIGGLVGAHRGRIVDGSVTGDVSVGRRSFDVGGLVGGCLGGAVENSHAAGHVIASDGGWSVGGLVGGADSSAWIVFCHVGGRVSGGLACRDLGGLVGHLRGEVSGCYATGDVDATDGSHGLGGLVGSLLGGTVGDSYATGVVSGGLGSRSLGGLIGQIRTAGDVTNCYAAGHLMRAGYPHDRGGLVGHVENAPRIRVVQSFWDRQSSGAVESAAGAGLDTAQMHDVETFRGAGWDLAGIRSDGTMDTWRMPDNGGYPQLAAFDDPNDLHVLEGAGTSYDPYQIATAEDLGAVGRYSRYAWYRLVEDIDLAGITWSRAPIPVLRGYFNGNGRRIMNLTVESGPAGNLGLFGRIESGAWVYDLGLDNVSIAAADGVTNVGGLAGTNGGTIVGCYVTGTVSAGAGSLAVGGIVGSNHRGVVADSYATAGVSVGAADTRAGGLVGFNYSGTLSGCYATGLVTHADGGRFGGPLVGRDLQFSRIAGCYFLASATGLDNGLGAALTAEQMKQQASFVGWNFTRTWAICEDRTHPQLQWEQIPCDP
- a CDS encoding heparinase II/III domain-containing protein, with protein sequence MNDKRTRWMIFVIVALMLPASAYGRQGRFKLGELVPQERIQQVLLSRDQWRPWPKWSERQAWEGLPAEVRKDLIVGGEAYLGYDWPALPATLFLEFARNGNRSRYEREHFARRSALTALAIAECVEGKGRFLDDVANGVWALCEESFWGVPAHIGAQKAGSGLPDYDEPIVDLFAAETSESLAWTSYLLGERLDTVSPLIRRRIALEIDRRILTPCLERDFGWMGFRGGRVNNWNPWCNSNWLVSALLIEPDEGRRVAAVAKIVRSLDHFLDAYEDDGGCDEGPGYWGRAGASLYDCLELLHSASDGAIDVYDRSLVQEIGRYIYRVHIADRYFVNFADASARVGIAASLVYRYGKSIGDEKLMAFGAHAFAESGGMAEAFEGKPGYGIGRYLAEIFGAAEIERANAYAPLVRDVWMDGIQVMTARDREGSTKGLYLAAKGGHNAESHNHNDVGNFIVYVDGKPVIIDIGVETYSRKTFSSQRYEIWTMQSAYHSLPTIDGVMQAPGSQFAARDVRYKSDDRMAQLRLDIAGAYPEQAHLKSWVRTITLNRGREVTVVEDYALTQPVGQITLSLLTPCRAEVRKPGQILLSPPDVNAASAQVTYDAATLAATIEVIDVEDGRLRSVWPEQIARILLTAKKPALKDTWTFKIEPTNP
- a CDS encoding sugar phosphate isomerase/epimerase family protein; amino-acid sequence: MKAVNRRAFLAGAGAALAGAAVTNPVAAQSSTSNGNHGGRGNPIAVATYSFWRFKRDMKMPIVECIDHAARMGFDGVDILLIQMDDQSTGALNKIKRHALINGLDLCCMSTHQGFVSPDEARRQKNVDLTINQIEIAYQLGVPIVRINTGRWGTSGNFDELMANRGIEPVLPGHTEDEGFKWVIDAIEKCLPKAEECGVILGLENHWGLARTPEGLLRIVNAIDSPWLQVLLDTGNFLEDPYDKLEMCAPQTVFMQAKTYYGGGLWYTLDLDYPRIARIMRKHDFKGYVSLEFEGNEDWQAAVPKGLKLLRDAFG
- a CDS encoding anaerobic sulfatase maturase, which gives rise to MQPFTLLIKPSGSDCNVDCEYCFYKCRAPEIGQGRQRMSDEVLHTLVKDYMELRFPVSGFAWQGGEPTLMGLDFYRKTVEWQVQYGVSGQEVGNSLQTNAILLDSDEWGKFLHEARFLVGISIDGPKELHDRYRLDLGGHGTWDRVMRAIDCCKRHDVEFNTLTLINNLTAEHPDEVFDFLLDLGVRYLQFIPCVEVDPQTGQIAEFSVSPEQYGEFLCRIFDRWLAVGPDKLSIRDFDSLLSYCIGGRHTICTFDRQCSQYIVIEHSGDVFPCDFFVEPQWKLGNIVETPIQELAASAKKRAFARRKQNLNNRCLVCRHLAVCRGGCMKDRAPRGEGVPPLRPVGIVPVREEQGQDALATEDKGRMPSPRDDQGRESYFCESYQRFFDYALPKLMQVAAKIRSGSLVRPQQLT